Proteins encoded in a region of the Haloglomus salinum genome:
- a CDS encoding nicotinate phosphoribosyltransferase has product MTEEPDHGTDHPFDIVPPAAIRDGTATDAYFLRTEAALDGADRNPHVVAEVTLGQFPSGDPHLFAGIEDAVHLFEGLPVDVHALPPGTFFDGGPVVRIEGPYRDFARHETSLLGFLSQATAFASAAHELRRAAPDTPVVSFGARHLHPSLAAVLERSALLAGLDGFSHVAAGEVLGREATGTMPHALVICFGRGEQEAAWRAFDAHVDADVSRTALVDTYSDEVDEAIRAAEAVDDLSGVRLDTTGSRRGDFRHICREVRWELDARGHEDVDVFVSGGLEPEDLRELRDVADGFGVGGAISDADSVDFGLDLVAVEGDPSAKRGKLSLPKQVYRTPDGAHHLGLAREDGPADGEPLLEPVVEGGEVATEFDLDESIERAREDAGLVFEGDTANDGE; this is encoded by the coding sequence ATGACCGAGGAACCGGACCACGGGACCGACCACCCGTTCGATATCGTCCCGCCCGCCGCCATCCGCGACGGTACCGCCACCGACGCGTACTTCCTTCGGACGGAGGCGGCGCTGGACGGGGCCGACCGGAACCCGCACGTCGTCGCCGAGGTGACACTCGGGCAGTTCCCCTCTGGCGACCCGCACCTGTTCGCCGGCATCGAGGACGCCGTCCACCTGTTCGAGGGGCTGCCTGTCGACGTGCACGCGCTCCCGCCGGGCACCTTCTTCGACGGCGGGCCCGTCGTCCGTATCGAGGGACCCTACCGCGACTTCGCCCGCCACGAGACCTCCCTCCTCGGATTCCTCTCGCAGGCCACCGCTTTTGCCTCCGCTGCGCACGAGTTGCGGCGAGCCGCGCCCGACACGCCGGTCGTCTCCTTCGGTGCGCGCCACCTCCACCCGTCGCTCGCGGCGGTGCTGGAGCGCTCGGCGCTGCTCGCGGGGCTGGACGGCTTCTCGCACGTGGCTGCCGGCGAGGTGCTGGGTCGCGAGGCGACGGGGACGATGCCCCACGCCCTGGTCATCTGCTTCGGCCGTGGCGAGCAGGAGGCCGCGTGGCGCGCCTTCGACGCACACGTCGACGCCGACGTCTCCCGGACGGCGCTCGTGGACACGTACAGCGACGAGGTCGACGAGGCCATCCGCGCCGCCGAGGCCGTCGACGACCTGAGCGGGGTCCGCCTCGACACGACGGGCTCCCGGCGGGGTGACTTCCGGCACATCTGCCGGGAGGTTCGCTGGGAACTCGACGCCCGCGGCCACGAGGACGTGGACGTCTTCGTCTCCGGGGGTCTGGAGCCCGAGGACCTCCGCGAGTTGCGCGACGTGGCCGACGGGTTCGGCGTCGGCGGCGCCATCAGCGACGCCGACTCCGTCGACTTCGGGCTCGACCTCGTCGCGGTCGAGGGCGACCCCAGTGCCAAGCGCGGGAAGCTCTCGCTCCCGAAACAGGTGTACCGGACGCCGGACGGTGCACATCACCTCGGCCTCGCCCGTGAAGACGGTCCGGCTGACGGCGAGCCGTTGCTGGAACCGGTGGTCGAAGGGGGCGAGGTCGCCACCGAGTTCGACCTCGACGAGAGCATCGAACGGGCCCGCGAGGACGCCGGGCTGGTGTTCGAGGGCGATACGGCGAACGACGGCGAGTGA